In Cryptomeria japonica chromosome 10, Sugi_1.0, whole genome shotgun sequence, a genomic segment contains:
- the LOC131043268 gene encoding uncharacterized protein LOC131043268, protein MGDRKRRLSCNGGENDSEDSLLCKRFCGLSPEAEELLNILEDAEEERSVAEEEIVCCVMKSLEEEITSGSSVENEAFVETDTRSCDVENEIRYLLSASDDELGIPPSPSVSDSPLFNNCESYGGASDESSSDIVESLFWHFENGDCKLAAPVGGEFEEGQEERDFGACSGLVGVCQGDVN, encoded by the coding sequence ATGGGAGACAGAAAAAGAAGGCTAAGTTGTAATGGAGGAGAAAATGATTCAGAGGATTCTTTGCTTTGTAAGCGGTTTTGTGGGCTGAGTCCTGAAGCTGAGGAGCTCTTGAACATTCTAGAAGATGCTGAGGAAGAGCGGAGTGTTGCAGAGGAGGAGATTGTGTGTTGTGTAATGAAGAGTCTGGAGGAGGAGATTACGTCAGGTAGTTCTGTTGAGAATGAAGCGTTTGTGGAGACGGATACTCGATCCTGTGACGTGGAGAATGAGATAAGATACTTGCTCAGTGCTTCGGATGATGAGTTGGGTATTCCGCCGAGTCCTTCTGTAAGTGACTCGCCTCTTTTTAATAACTGTGAGTCTTATGGTGGTGCTTCTGACGAAAGCTCCTCAGATATTGTTGAGAGCCTGTTCTGGCATTTTGAAAATGGTGACTGTAAATTGGCGGCGCCTGTGGGTGGTGAGTTTGAGGAGGGGCAAGAAGAAAGGGATTTTGGTGCGTGTAGTGGTTTGGTTGGGGTTTGCCAAGGAGATGTAAATTAG